From Pelmatolapia mariae isolate MD_Pm_ZW linkage group LG22, Pm_UMD_F_2, whole genome shotgun sequence, a single genomic window includes:
- the lypla2 gene encoding acyl-protein thioesterase 2, which translates to MCGNNMSVPLLAEAVTVSGVEKETAAVIFLHGLGDSGHGWADTLTGIRLPHVKFICPHAPPIPVTLNMKSMMPAWFDLMGLSPDSPEDESGIKKAAENIKAIIEHEARNGIPPNRIILGGFSQGGALSLYTALTCQHQLAGVVALSCWLPLHRSFPSASSGNKNLPILQCHGEMDAMIPVQFGAMTAEKLKSIVNPQMITFKTFPGLPHSSCPQEMAAVKEFIEKLLPRI; encoded by the exons ATGTGTGGCAACAACATGTCTGTGCCGCTGCTCGCCGAGGCTGTGACGGTGTCTGGGGTGGAGAAGGAGACCGCGGCG GTGATCTTCCTTCATGGTTTGGGAGACTCAGG gCATGGGTGGGCGGATACTTTGACGGGGATCCGGCTGCCTCACGTCAAGTTTATCTGCCCCCACGC GCCCCCTATTCCCGTTACACTCAACATGAAGTCGATGATGCCCGCGTG GTTTGACCTCATGGGTCTCAGCCCCGACTCTCCAGAGGACGAATCTGGAATCAAGAAGGCAGCAGAAAACA TCAAGGCCATAATCGAGCACGAGGCCAGAAATGGGATCCCTCCAAACCGTATAATACTTGGCGGTTTCTCTCAG GGTGGGGCCTTGTCCTTGTATACCGCCTTGACCTGCCAGCACCAGTTGGCTGGTGTTGTGGCCCTCAGCTGCTGGCTTCCACTTCACAGGAGTTTCCCATCG GCGTCAAGTGGCAATAAGAACCTCCCAATCCTGCAGTGCCACGGTGAGATGGACGCCATGATTCCTGTGCAGTTTGGTGCCATGACGGCAGAAAAACTCAAATCCATAGTCAACCCTCAAATGATTACCTTTAAAACCTTCCCAGGGCTCCCTCACAGCTCCTGTCCTCAG GAGATGGCAGCTGTAAAGGAATTTATCGAGAAGCTTTTGCCCCGGATCTGA
- the pithd1 gene encoding PITH domain-containing protein 1 — translation MSGHGHDHGHGCGCEGEHEPAERGLEYGLYQKIDLEKLQCLNESRDGDGKLVFKPWDQRNDRDKFVDSDADEELLFNIPFTGSVKLKGIIISGENDSSHPAEIRLYKNIPQMSFDDTGREPEQAFRLNRDPAAELEYPTKIARFSNVQHLSIHISKNFGAESTRVYYIGLRGEYSEAHRHEVTICNYEATANPADHKVESIIPQTNFIS, via the exons ATGTCCGGACACGGGCATGATCACGGGCACGGCTGCGGGTGTGAGGGTGAGCACGAGCCCGCGGAGAGGGGCCTGGAGTACGGACTGTATCAGAAGATCGACCTGGAGAAGCTGCAGTGTCTCAACGAGAGCCGGGACGGAGACGGCAAGCTGGTGTTCAAACCGTGGGACCAGCGGAACGACCGGGACAAG TTTGTGGACAGCGACGCAGATGAAGAGCTGCTGTTCAACATCCC TTTTACTGGCAGCGTGAAGCTAAAAGGCATCATCATCTCCGGAGAAAATGATAGCTCTCATCCAGCTGAGATACGACT CTACAAGAACATCCCTCAGATGTCCTTTGATGACACCGGCAGAGAACCCGAACAAGCTTTCAGACTCAACAGAGATCCTGCCGCTGAGCTGGAGTACCCAACAAA AATCGCTCGTTTTTCCAACGTTCAGCACCTCTCCATCCACATCTCGAAGAACTTTGGAGCAGAGAGCACCCGGGTGTACTACATCGGCCTCAGAGGAGAATATTCAGAG GCTCACAGACATGAAGTGACCATCTGTAACTACGAGGCCACAGCAAATCCTGCAGATCACAAAGTGGAGAGCATCATCCCGCAAACCAACTTCATTTCCTGA
- the eloa gene encoding elongin-A: MAEELLETVERLQSRLQENQEPRKLLKTLKRLGELPMTVDILVETGVGKAVNSFRKHELAGEVAKNLVAKWKKLVPQSGDRPNSHGSRSHTQARGHDASGRGDHKRPREPSPEEDRSYVEEEEEEEEERGYHTNYSPSPPQHDQYSPPQRGGYHSDEYESPEPEPEPSPPPPPPPVSRKDVRHTKPNKEPSKNHHSDRNRDEERRQRHAQTSSDREGGGSQGKKRSGDRERHQSPVQKAAKHSKKSTTHDSRKEEKKKGGDEGRPRVPKDSPPKEEEEDFEVPTMSFESFLTYDAPTSVKKKKKTPSASSSSHSRPSHSSSSTSSSHRTRTPPPASSSSSSSSSKARKANGAQSTKRTHSGTAVTTPSRSKEVYEAVPTVPEIQLPAIQPNYRPLPSIDITPLSPQRRKVPVCNEEDDAGFTGKRFNSKMVVYSGSKTTYLPKMMTLYEQCIRVLQNNIDSIAEVGGVPFDILEPVLERCTPEQLYRIEQSNQWFTEESDELWMRHCRRDFKRESPQEYESWRELYLRLHDEREERLRMLTQNITSAHANKPKGRQVKMAYVNSVAKPPRDVRRRQEKFGTTSGSTASSTAAAAPIKIRPATTDYSGESSQSSSSQNNPSPAGSSRFSTPSGAGHAAREKPQVKKIAPMMAKTIKAFKNRFSRR, encoded by the exons ctgCTGAAGACTCTCAAAAGACTCGGGGAGCTTCCTATGACTGTGGACATATTGGTG GAAACTGGAGTGGGAAAGGCTGTGAACTCCTTCAGGAAACACGAATTAGCTGGAGAAGTGGCAAAAAATCTCGTAGCCAAATGGAAGAAACTGGTTCCTCAGTCTGGAGACAG ACCCAACAGCCACGGCTCCAGATCTCACACACAGGCTCGAGGCCACGACGCGAGTGGCAGAGGAGACCATAAACGTCCCCGAgagccctcgcctgaggaagacCGCTCCTAcgtagaggaggaagaggaggaagaggaggaaagagGCTACCACACCAACTATTCGCCCTCACCTCCTCAGCACGACCAGTACAGTCCCCCACAGCGAGGAGGGTATCACTCAGACGAATACGAAAGCCCTGAGCCCGAACCTGAACCCAGCCCGCCGCCACCTCCTCCCCCTGTTTCCCGCAAAGACGTCCGCCACACCAAACCAAACAAGGAGCCGAGCAAGAACCACCACAGCGACCGAAACCGAGACGAGGAGCGGCGGCAACGCCACGCACAGACGAGTAGCGATAGAGAAGGCGGAGGAAGTCAGGGGAAGAAGCGAAGCGGAGACCGAGAGAGACATCAGAGTCCGGTACAGAAGGCTGCCAAACACAGCAAGAAGTCAACCACGCATGACAGCaggaaggaggagaagaagaaaggagGAGATGAAG GGCGACCACGAGTGCCGAAGGACTCTCCACctaaggaggaagaagaggactTCGAGGTGCCCACCATGTCCTTCGAGTCCTTCCTCACGTACGACGCCCCGACGtctgtgaagaagaagaagaagacaccATCAGCTTCATCTTCATCGCACAGTCGGCCGTCTCACTCCTCCTCGTCAACGTCGTCTTCCCATCGCACACGAACACCTCCacctgcatcctcctcttcgtcctcctcttcctccaaagCCCGCAAGGCGAACGGCGCTCAGAGTACCAAGAGGACGCATTCGGGGACAGCGGTGACGACGCCATCGAGAAGCAAGGAG GTTTACGAAGCTGTGCCGACTGTTCCTGAAATCCAGCTGCCAGCGATTCAGCCCAATTACAGACCTCTGCCCTCCATTGACATCACACCGCTGTCCCCTCAGAGACGCAAAG TTCCTGTGTGCAATGAAGAGGATGATGCAGGCTTCACGGGGAAGCGGTTTAACTCCAAGATGGTGGTCTACTCAGGATCGAAGACCACCTACTTGCCCAAGATGATGACGCTGTACGAGCAGTGCATCCGTGTCCTGCAGAACAACATCGACT CGATCGCTGAGGTGGGAGGAGTGCCGTTCGATATCCTGGAGCCGGTTCTGGAGAGATGTACCCCAGAGCAGCTGTACCGCATCGAGCAGAGCAACCAG TGGTTCACGGAGGAATCGGACGAGCTGTGGATGCGTCACTGTCGGCGCGACTTCAAGCGGGAGTCTCCGCAGGAGTACGAGTCATGGAGGGAGTTGTACCTGAGGCTGCACGACGAGCGCGAGGAGCGACTAAGGATGCTCACACAGAATATCACGTCTGCGCATGCCAACAAACCCAAAG GACGTCAGGTTAAGATGGCGTACGTAAACTCTGTCGCCAAGCCACCCCGTGATGTTCGCCGCCGACAGGAGAAGTTTGGAACCACCAGTGGTTCGACAGCCAGctccacagcagctgcagctcctATCAA AATAAGACCGGCTACCACTGACTACTCTGGAGAATCAAGCCAGTCATCTTCCTCCCAAAACAACCCTTCCCCCGCTGGTTCATCCCGCTTCTCTACACCGAGCGGAGCAGGACACGCCGCCCGGGAAAAACCTCAAGTCAAAA AAATCGCCCCCATGATGGCCAAAACTATCAAAGCATTCAAGAACAGATTCTCCCGCCGGTAG